A genomic segment from Vanessa cardui chromosome 30, ilVanCard2.1, whole genome shotgun sequence encodes:
- the LOC124542220 gene encoding thioredoxin domain-containing protein 9, whose protein sequence is MEQILHQVAHNMEKQLDNEIGRLDALDNSDLEAIRQQRIAEMKQRAKQKQEWLAIGHGEYSEIDSEKEFFAVCGKSDSVVCHFYRSDTPRCRIVDMHLRLLARRHLETRFVKLDVERAPFLTGRLKIRVIPTIGLVKANKTKDFIVGFTDLGGRDDFSTEMLEWRIARADVIEYSGDLLVPPTEAKKQRALQIQSKKTIRGPADSDSDLDFSD, encoded by the exons ATGGAGCAAATACTACACCAAGTCGCACACAACATGGAGAAGCAGCTAGACAATGAGATCGGAAG GTTGGACGCTCTCGACAACAGTGACTTGGAAGCGATCAGACAACAACGCATCGCGGAGATGAAACAGCGCGCCAAACAAAAGCAGGAGTGGCTTGCTATT GGTCACGGCGAGTACAGCGAGATCGACAGCGAGAAGGAGTTCTTCGCGGTTTGCGGCAAGAGCGACAGCGTGGTGTGCCACTTCTACCGCAGCGACACGCCGCGCTGCCGCATCGTCGACATGCACCTGCGGCTGCTCGCGCGGCGCCACCTCGAGACGCGCTTCGTCAAACTCGACGTCGAGCGCGCGCCCTTCCTCACCG GCCGTCTTAAGATCCGCGTGATCCCCACCATAGGGCTCGTGAAGGCCAACAAGACGAAGGACTTCATCGTCGGGTTCACGGACCTCGGCGGCCGAGACGACTTCAGCACCGAGATGCTGGAGTGGAGGATAGCCAG AGCCGATGTGATCGAGTATTCTGGTGATTTGCTCGTGCCCCCTACTGAGGCGAAGAAGCAGCGCGCCCTGCAGATACAGAGCAAGAAGACAATCCGAGGCCCCGCAGACTCCGACTCAGATCTGGACTTCAGTGACTAG
- the LOC124542219 gene encoding E3 ubiquitin-protein ligase RFWD3-like — MDEDAQVSSNSIIVVPESPESPSILRSPIIGRQRQDSQPSVQPHIIQDENAQFVDNIYNEGASSSNNETSNPPRDNYGIWLPNMGVYNDNSNSAQGNSSQPNPESNQAIQDPVRPHSAEPWRPGGGLFDDNSSSAPAPIVHSEDSNTGVMNQESNSLQSFPDADIKKEDTIEEPPAKIRKLSSPKHNDEVDGEACPICLDSWGNSGDHRLVALKCGHLFGAQCVERWLKAQNSKDRSCPTCKSKATLKDLRFIYARRLVAADTSQITTLQKQIDILQAEKSRTELELEKSRIAHRACLLQLEVLRSTLMKNQVSKEQAPRRSWRFALEKNLEICKDGGCRVLTYNCRTYELYVSQKSTVNLFPGFGIRKISCTDNKLGEFVHLHSKPIRDITYSQPRDLLLSVGLDSTARIVERGIPSATIQCGVPLWSCSWDYLRSNEFYVGGVGGVIHQYDVRNPGSYIQRLNAISDISPVVSLCSTEYGLLSCQLNSCWLWVSNMRQWEPRSLPVDGPFMSLCYDNESHRALLSSRASANERSRLSLCKLKASVPSGEILFDVEQTFAGSVRSTLMSRSSFVRVSGASWVAAHSESESSLYLHGLDGARTMSLPAAEPAIDVCSAQLNGDTILAALSESRLRLYKAIPTNS, encoded by the coding sequence ATGGATGAAGATGCACAAGTAAGTAGCAATTCTATTATAGTTGTACCGGAGTCTCCCGAAAGTCCAAGTATTCTCCGCTCCCCGATAATCGGTCGCCAAAGGCAAGACTCACAGCCCTCGGTGCAACCTCATATAATACAAGATGAAAATGCGCAATTTGTCGATAATATCTACAATGAAGGGGCCAGTTCCAGTAATAACGAAACGAGTAATCCTCCAAGGGACAATTATGGCATTTGGCTACCGAATATGGGTGTGTACAATGATAACTCGAACTCGGCACAAGGAAATTCATCACAGCCTAACCCAGAAAGCAACCAAGCCATACAAGATCCTGTTAGGCCTCACAGTGCCGAACCGTGGCGTCCTGGTGGCGGTCTGTTTGATGATAACTCTAGTTCTGCTCCAGCGCCAATCGTACATTCGGAAGATAGTAACACGGGCGTGATGAATCAAGAATCAAACAGTTTGCAGTCGTTCCCTGATGCTGATATTAAAAAGGAAGATACGATCGAGGAACCGCCAGCGAAAATTAGGAAGTTATCCTCTCCAAAACATAACGATGAGGTCGACGGCGAGGCGTGTCCAATTTGCTTAGATTCTTGGGGCAATTCAGGCGATCATAGGCTGGTTGCTTTAAAATGTGGTCACTTGTTTGGCGCCCAATGCGTCGAACGCTGGTTGAAAGCTCAGAACAGCAAGGACAGGTCCTGTCCGACATGCAAAAGCAAAGCGACGCTAAAAGATCTGAGGTTTATCTACGCGAGGAGACTCGTGGCAGCGGACACGTCTCAGATAACGACGTTGCAAAAACAAATAGACATATTACAAGCGGAGAAGAGCAGGACCGAGCTGGAACTCGAAAAGTCCAGAATAGCTCACCGAGCCTGCTTATTGCAACTAGAAGTTCTCAGGAGTACGCTGATGAAGAACCAAGTCTCCAAGGAGCAAGCGCCCAGGAGGTCCTGGAGATTCGCGTTGGAGAAGAATCTGGAAATATGCAAAGATGGCGGCTGTAGAGTACTCACGTATAATTGTAGGACTTATGAGTTATATGTATCACAGAAAAGTACCGTCAATCTATTCCCAGGTTTTGGTATTCGGAAAATTAGCTGCACAGATAACAAATTAGGTGAATTCGTTCATTTACACTCGAAACCGATACGAGATATAACCTATTCCCAGCCCAGAGACCTACTTCTCAGCGTGGGACTCGACAGCACAGCTCGGATCGTTGAAAGAGGTATCCCGAGTGCAACGATACAGTGTGGCGTACCCTTGTGGTCGTGTTCGTGGGATTATCTACGCAGCAACGAATTCTATGTCGGTGGAGTCGGTGGTGTGATACACCAGTACGACGTTAGAAACCCAGGATCGTACATCCAAAGACTGAACGCGATATCAGACATATCCCCGGTTGTGTCCCTCTGTTCGACGGAATACGGGCTATTATCCTGCCAGTTGAACTCCTGCTGGCTCTGGGTGAGCAACATGAGGCAGTGGGAGCCCCGGTCGTTGCCAGTCGATGGGCCATTCATGTCGCTCTGCTACGACAACGAATCCCACAGGGCGCTGCTGTCATCTCGGGCGAGTGCTAACGAGAGGTCGAGGTTGAGTTTGTGTAAGTTAAAAGCGAGTGTGCCGAGTGGTGAGATATTGTTTGACGTGGAGCAGACTTTCGCTGGATCGGTTCGGTCTACGTTGATGTCTAGGAGTTCCTTCGTGAGGGTTTCTGGAGCTTCATGGGTCGCTGCTCATTCGGAGAGCGAGTCTTCTCTCTATCTCCACGGACTGGACGGTGCTAGGACGATGTCGCTGCCGGCAGCGGAGCCCGCGATAGACGTATGTTCAGCTCAGCTGAACGGCGACACGATACTCGCGGCGCTCTCTGAGTCTAGGCTGCGTCTCTACAAAGCCATTCCGACTAATTCCTGA